ACTGACCCAAGGGATCCCTGCCGATCAGAGTTTCCTTGATCAATGGAGGGTCTCACTCCTCTACTCCCTCCCTGCGATGATGATGAGCCGGGTCGCAATCCAGAGATGGGGATGGGGCACCACTATTCTCCAGGATGCCGCCATGGAGCCGATACAGGCGGTCGCCTCCGTCGCCTTGAGCTGTGGCATGGGTGGCGTCGGCTGGTTGCCCGAGACAAACATGACAGTGGGACAGCTCTTTACGAGGGAGCTCACCGAAGGTTTCTTCTACATGGGTGTCGGCCGCGGGATGGGGGAGGCGGTCGACAGGGCGGCCTCTCAAGTACCTTGCAGCTTGGGCCTTCTCAACGGCCCCGTCCCAAGCAGAATACTCTCCCCCGAGGCCGGCCTCATCGGCGACAGCCCGCCAAACATAAAAGAGCTGCTCGGTTTAAACCTCGAGGCGGCCGACAGACTCTCAGGATTTCTCGAGACACATCGAAGAACTGGCGGGGAGCTCGAGGGAGTTGAACTCACGTTTAAAAGGGTTCGTGACGGGGCTGAAGAAAAACATGCGATTATTGATGGCGACACGATGCATGCGATCGCCGACGGCATGACCGACTCGGTCCCGCTCCGTTTTATCCTGGTCAACAGCCCCGAGGCATGGAAAGGGCCGGGTCATCCCGAGGTTCGAAATGGTCGAGGACAGATGGGGGCACTCGAGGCGTATTGGTTTTTGAAAGACTTGTCTGATATGCATGACAACCACGGACGGGTTGTCTTGTACCGAACGGATGCCCATCGTCGACCGATCGCGACGGTCCTCGTTCAGACCAAGGCGGGCAACTGGATCGATCTGAATCGGGCGATGGTCGAGTCAGGACATGCCCATGTCTATATCATCATGCCTGATGCGACCGGTATGAGTACCGAGTTTGTTGGTCTCCAGCAGGCGGCCCAGAGAGAGGGGATCGGCATCTGGCAGTATCCCCAGTATCAGGGGGGGCTGCATATCTCCAGTGTGAGAACGATGCGCGATGAGGGGCTTGGTGGAGACCAGGTGATGGTACGGATTTTTAATACAACGGATAAGGCACTCAATCTGGGAGACTACAAGATCCGAAACGGTCCCCGTGAGGAACCGATCCCCGACTTCACCCTCCTCCCGGGTCAGGGGGTGCGACTGCTGCTCGACAGCACGGAATACAACAACAACTCCAATGCCGAATTTGTCGTCGGCCTCATGCATGACAAGCCGGAGGGGACCCCGCGTTTCGAACTCGATCGAGATCATCCCGTTCTTCTCGTAACACGTGGGACGGAAGAGCGGATTGCCACTGTTTTTTACTCCAATGGGACAGCCGCCGAACGAGTCTCCGACGGATTCAGGCACCAGAGGGCCGAAGGGCTTCATTTGATTGCCTTCAATCCCCTCCAGCATATCAGCGGCTTTGAGGACGTAAAAGAGAACATCCGTCTTTACAACAACTCCGACGAACCGATCGATGTTTCCCACTGGGCCCTTCAACAGGAGGGGGCTGTTCGGTTAACGCTCCCCGAAGGAACGGTTCTTCCACCCTATCGCGGTGTTCAGATCTTCACCTGTAGCGGCAAGAATCGGTCCGATCCGGCCGGTGATCTGGAACTCTACCTGGGAGAGACAAAAAAGAAGCAAAGGATTTGGAACAACGACCTTCCGATGAACCTTCTTAATCCGGCCGGTGAAATAATCTCTA
The genomic region above belongs to Deltaproteobacteria bacterium and contains:
- a CDS encoding thermonuclease family protein, whose product is LTQGIPADQSFLDQWRVSLLYSLPAMMMSRVAIQRWGWGTTILQDAAMEPIQAVASVALSCGMGGVGWLPETNMTVGQLFTRELTEGFFYMGVGRGMGEAVDRAASQVPCSLGLLNGPVPSRILSPEAGLIGDSPPNIKELLGLNLEAADRLSGFLETHRRTGGELEGVELTFKRVRDGAEEKHAIIDGDTMHAIADGMTDSVPLRFILVNSPEAWKGPGHPEVRNGRGQMGALEAYWFLKDLSDMHDNHGRVVLYRTDAHRRPIATVLVQTKAGNWIDLNRAMVESGHAHVYIIMPDATGMSTEFVGLQQAAQREGIGIWQYPQYQGGLHISSVRTMRDEGLGGDQVMVRIFNTTDKALNLGDYKIRNGPREEPIPDFTLLPGQGVRLLLDSTEYNNNSNAEFVVGLMHDKPEGTPRFELDRDHPVLLVTRGTEERIATVFYSNGTAAERVSDGFRHQRAEGLHLIAFNPLQHISGFEDVKENIRLYNNSDEPIDVSHWALQQEGAVRLTLPEGTVLPPYRGVQIFTCSGKNRSDPAGDLELYLGETKKKQRIWNNDLPMNLLNPAGEIISMEAGNAKARKLIPAKFLRRKGAVVPAGHESGDFATLIA